AACCGCTGCGCCCCGCCCCTCCTCCGTGCGCGGCACGTCCTCAGCCCGCACCGCCCCGTACGGCCATCCGGAAGGCGATCGGGGTGGTGCCCGTCTGCCGCTGGAAGAACTTGCTGAAGTTGGTGGCGTCGGCGAAGCCCAGCCGGTCCGCGATCCGGGCCGCGGACTGATCGCCGTGCGCCAGCAGCCGCTTGGCCTCCAGCGCCACCCGCCGGTCGATGAACTCCTTCGCCCCCACCCCGGCGGCGGCCTCGGTGGCCCGGGAGAGGGTGCGCGGCGCATAGCCCAGCGAGCGGGCGTAGTCGGCGACCCGGCGGCTGCGGGTGAAGCCCCGCTCCACCGCGTCCCGGAAACGCAGATACGTCGCGCTCGCCGCACAGGCCCCGTCGCGCTCCCCGCCCGCCGCACCACCCGGGTGCGCGGCCCGCAGCACCAGCACGGCCAGCAGATGCCGCAGCACATCGAGGTGGATCTCCAGCGGCAGCCCGCCCAGCGCCCCGAACTCGGTGTGCAGCTGCCGCAGCGCCTCGGCCACGCCCCGCGCCGCAGCGCCCTCGGGATGCCGTACGGGCGGCCCGTACCAGTCCTCGATCCGGGCCGCGGCCGCGGTCGCCGGGTCCAGGAAGCCCGCCTCGAAGAGCACCAGCCGCCCCTCCGCACCCGTCAGATCGCCGAAGTGCTGGACCTGCCCGGGGCGCGACCACAGCAGATCGCCCGGGGCCATGAGGTGCTCCCGGAAGTCGACGCTGTGCACCAGCCGGCCGCGGTCCAGGAGCAGCAGATGGTGGAAGCCGGGGCGGTGCGGGGTGGCCAGTTGGCAGGCGTCCGCCCGCGCCCGCAGCTCCGCGAGCGTCAGCACCTCCACCCCGGCCGGCCGCCCGGCCGGCGCGGAGAACGCCACCTCCCGGATCTCCGGAACGGGCTCCCCGCCCTCCTGTCGCTTTCTGACCATCGCTGGTCTCCTCGCTACCCCGAAACGTCCTGCTCGTGCCCCTAGCGTAAAGACGTCAGCACATCAGCTGACGGAAAACGGAAGTCCCGACCGGGACCACGGAACAGCTGGGAGACCCACCATGTCCACGATCGCTCTCTTCGGGGCCAACGGCACCATCGGAAGCCGCATCCTCCACGAGGCCCTCCGGCGCGGCCACCGGGTCACCGCGGTCGTCCGCGACCCCGCCAAGATCACCACGACCGATGAGCACCTGACCGTGACCACCGGCGACATCCTCGACCCGGCCTCCGTCGCCGCCGCGGCCAAGGGCCGGGACGTCCTGGTGAGCGCGGTCGGCGGCGGCGACGGCCCGGGCCACATCGCCACGATCAAGCCCGCCGCCGAGTCCCTCGTCGCCGGTCTGCGCACCCTCGGCGACGCGGCACCCCGGCTGCTCACCGTCGGCGGTGCCGGCTCGCTGCGCACCCCGGACGGCAAGCAGGTCTGGGACGCGGAGGGCCTCCCCGAATTCCTGCTGCAGATCATGCACGCCCACGGCGACGCGCTGGACTTCTACCGCTCCGTCTCCGATGTGCGCTGGACCAACCTCAGCCCGGCGGCCACCATCGAGCCCGGCGAGCGCACCGGCAGCTACCGCACCGCCACCGACGATCTGGTCACCGACGCCGGGGGCCACAGCCGGATATCCACCGAGGACTACGCCGTCGCCGTCCTCGACGAGATCGAGCGGCCCCGCCACCTCGGCGAGCGCTTCACCGTCGGCTACTGAACCGGCACCCCTTCCGGAAGCCGACTCCCCACATCCGACTCCCCACATCCGGCCCCCCAAATCCGGCTCCCTATATATGGCGGCATATAAGGGGAGCCGGTACGCCGACAAACGCCAAGGCCCCCGACCTGAGGTCGGGGGCCTTGAAGTGGGGTGAGTAACGGGACTTGAACCCGCGACATCCTGGACCACAACCAGGTGCTCTACCAGCTGAGCTATACCCACCATGACCGGTGCTGTGTGGTTCTTTTTCCCCACCGGCTGAGAAAAAGTGTACAGGGTCCGGAGGGGTGCTCGCGCCCAGGTTTCGTGTCCCGGGACCGAGGGCGTGTCGCGCGGGTCACGGGCGGACCCGGGCACCGCGCGACACGCGCCCTCCGGCTCACTACGGTGTGGACTGCTGCTCGGCCGGCAAGACGTGCTTGGCGGCGATGGCCTTCGCGGTGTCCGAGTCGGGGCCGGGCTGCGGCACGAAGACCGCCTCCCGGTAGTAGCGCAGTTCCGCGATGGATTCGCGGATGTCCGCCAGCGCCCGGTGGTTGCCGTTCTTGTCCGGACTGTTGAAGTAGGCCCGCGGGAACCAGCGCCGGGCCAGTTCCTTCACGGACGAGACATCGACGATCCGGTAGTGGAGGTAGCTCTCCAGCGTCGGCATGTCGCGCAGCAGGAAGCCACGGTCGGTGCCGACGGAATTGCCGCACAGCGGCGCCTTCCCCGGCTCCGGCACATGCTGCTTGATGTACGCAAGCACCTGCGCCTCCGCCGCCTCCAGCGTCGTCCCGCTGTCCAGCTCCTCCAGCAGCCCGGAGGCGGTGTGCATCTGGCGCACCACCTCCGGCATGGTGCCGAGCGACTCGGCCGGAGGGCGGATCACCACATCCACCCCGTCGCCCAGCACATTCAGCTCCGAGTCGGTGACCAGTGCGGCCACCTCGATGAGCGCGTCATTCGCCAGCGAGAGTCCGGTCATCTCGCAGTCGATCCACACCATGCGATCGTTCATACATCTCACCCTACGGGGCGCTCCCGCTGTCCGGGCAGCACGGGGCGGCCCGCTCCCCGGCCGACCGGGGATTCCGGCAGGCGGGAGGCGTAGGCGTCCGACTGCGGTTTGCCCGCTTCGGCCGCTTCGGCGGTCGCCAGTCCGTGGCCGGCCAGCGCGGCGGCCGCATACCGGTCCCCGCTGCCCGCCCCCAGCGCCGCCCGCTCGCGCTCCGGCCGCTCGGCACGCTCCGCCCGCTCCGGTCTCAGCGCGGGTTCGGACCCCCCGTTCTGCGGCCGGCGCGCGCGGTAGGCCGCACGGTAGGCCGCGGGCGAGGCGCCCAGCTGCCGTCGGAAGTGGCCGCGCAGGGCGACCGGCGAGCGGAATCCGCAGCGCCCGGCGACCTCGTCCACCGAATAGTCGGAGGTCTCCAGCAGCCGCTGGGCCTGCAGCACCCGCTGGGTGATCAGCCACTGCAGCGGAGCGCTCCCGGTCAGGGAACGGAAGCGCCGGTCGAAGGTGCGCCTGCTCATGTAGGCGCGCGCGGCCAGCGTCTCCACGTCGAACTGCTCGTGGAGATGCTCCAGCGCCCAGGCGACGACCTCGGCGAGCGGGTCGGCGCCGATCTCTTCAGGTAATGACCTGTCCAGGTAGCGCTGGTGCCCCATGTCGGACGCGGTGCGGCGGGGCGGCACGACGAGCCGGCGGGCCAGCGCGTTCGCGGCGTCCGCGCCGTGGTCGGTGCGCACGATGTGCAGACACAGGTCGATACCGGCCGCCGTCCCCGCGGACGTGAGCACATCGCCGTCGTCGACGAAGAGCTCGCGGGGGTCCACATGGACGGACGGATAACGCTTGGCGAGCGTCGGCGCGTACATCCAATGGGTCGTGGCCGGGCGGCCGTCGAGCAGTCCGGCCGCGGCGAGGACGAACGCCCCCGTGCACAACCCGACGATTCTGGCCCCTTCTTCATGCGCGCGGCGCAGCGCGTCGAGCGCGGCGGGCGGCGGGGCCTGGGTGATGGAACGCCAGGCCGGTACGACGACCGTCCCGGCACGGGAGATCGCCTCCAGCCCGTAGGGGGCGGAAAGTTCGAGCCCCCCGGTCGTGCGCAAAGGCGCATCTTCGCCCGCGCACACAAGCAGCCGGTACCGCGGGACGCCTGCGTCCTGGCGGTCGATGCCGAAGACCGAGAGCGGAATGGAGCTCTCGAAAATGGGGCCGCCGCTGAAGAGGAGC
This genomic stretch from Streptomyces nigrescens harbors:
- the orn gene encoding oligoribonuclease, which encodes MNDRMVWIDCEMTGLSLANDALIEVAALVTDSELNVLGDGVDVVIRPPAESLGTMPEVVRQMHTASGLLEELDSGTTLEAAEAQVLAYIKQHVPEPGKAPLCGNSVGTDRGFLLRDMPTLESYLHYRIVDVSSVKELARRWFPRAYFNSPDKNGNHRALADIRESIAELRYYREAVFVPQPGPDSDTAKAIAAKHVLPAEQQSTP
- a CDS encoding helix-turn-helix transcriptional regulator, whose protein sequence is MVRKRQEGGEPVPEIREVAFSAPAGRPAGVEVLTLAELRARADACQLATPHRPGFHHLLLLDRGRLVHSVDFREHLMAPGDLLWSRPGQVQHFGDLTGAEGRLVLFEAGFLDPATAAAARIEDWYGPPVRHPEGAAARGVAEALRQLHTEFGALGGLPLEIHLDVLRHLLAVLVLRAAHPGGAAGGERDGACAASATYLRFRDAVERGFTRSRRVADYARSLGYAPRTLSRATEAAAGVGAKEFIDRRVALEAKRLLAHGDQSAARIADRLGFADATNFSKFFQRQTGTTPIAFRMAVRGGAG
- a CDS encoding NAD(P)-dependent oxidoreductase, whose product is MSTIALFGANGTIGSRILHEALRRGHRVTAVVRDPAKITTTDEHLTVTTGDILDPASVAAAAKGRDVLVSAVGGGDGPGHIATIKPAAESLVAGLRTLGDAAPRLLTVGGAGSLRTPDGKQVWDAEGLPEFLLQIMHAHGDALDFYRSVSDVRWTNLSPAATIEPGERTGSYRTATDDLVTDAGGHSRISTEDYAVAVLDEIERPRHLGERFTVGY
- a CDS encoding GlxA family transcriptional regulator, with product MSQDSAAVPDAARKLAARRRREIVAVLLFSGGPIFESSIPLSVFGIDRQDAGVPRYRLLVCAGEDAPLRTTGGLELSAPYGLEAISRAGTVVVPAWRSITQAPPPAALDALRRAHEEGARIVGLCTGAFVLAAAGLLDGRPATTHWMYAPTLAKRYPSVHVDPRELFVDDGDVLTSAGTAAGIDLCLHIVRTDHGADAANALARRLVVPPRRTASDMGHQRYLDRSLPEEIGADPLAEVVAWALEHLHEQFDVETLAARAYMSRRTFDRRFRSLTGSAPLQWLITQRVLQAQRLLETSDYSVDEVAGRCGFRSPVALRGHFRRQLGASPAAYRAAYRARRPQNGGSEPALRPERAERAERPERERAALGAGSGDRYAAAALAGHGLATAEAAEAGKPQSDAYASRLPESPVGRGAGRPVLPGQRERPVG